The following proteins come from a genomic window of Pararhodobacter sp.:
- a CDS encoding outer membrane protein, which produces MKFSLMTTLAAGLAAGLATSALASGPVTVYEPPIVPFVPATYDWSGFYAGLHVGTLLDNNNWAERSGPVANTPGDWGGTPWGLTAGYNMQSGAMVYGAAFDYTGGTLTANSTTGGGFFCVGGTCTTTVENGFAIRGRIGRAFDRTLIYATAGLASGDATGFAGVTTGQDRLTGWTAGIGIEHAVSDVVSLNLEYLYTDLGRLELPTACGVNCYTDVNYGTVRLGVNFNF; this is translated from the coding sequence ATGAAATTTTCACTGATGACAACTCTTGCTGCAGGCCTCGCCGCAGGCCTTGCGACTTCGGCTTTGGCGTCTGGTCCGGTTACCGTGTACGAACCACCCATCGTGCCCTTCGTGCCCGCAACCTATGATTGGAGCGGCTTTTATGCCGGCTTGCACGTTGGCACGCTGCTTGACAACAACAATTGGGCCGAGCGCTCGGGCCCGGTGGCGAACACGCCCGGTGATTGGGGCGGCACCCCGTGGGGCTTGACCGCTGGCTATAACATGCAAAGCGGTGCGATGGTTTATGGTGCCGCATTCGACTATACCGGCGGAACCTTGACCGCCAATTCAACCACCGGCGGGGGTTTCTTCTGCGTCGGCGGCACCTGTACAACCACTGTCGAAAACGGCTTTGCCATCCGTGGTCGCATCGGTCGCGCCTTTGATCGCACGTTGATCTACGCCACCGCAGGTTTGGCCTCGGGCGATGCGACGGGCTTTGCTGGTGTCACCACCGGTCAAGATCGGCTGACAGGCTGGACCGCGGGAATCGGCATTGAACATGCCGTCTCGGACGTGGTGTCGCTCAATCTTGAGTACCTGTACACCGACCTTGGCCGCCTGGAGTTGCCGACGGCTTGCGGTGTCAATTGTTACACCGACGTGAATTACGGCACGGTCCGGCTGGGCGTGAACTTCAACTTCTGA
- a CDS encoding universal stress protein, with amino-acid sequence MYKNIIVAVALSHGDAGKGLLDKAVDLLDEGGVIRLLTVLEDVPSYVAAELPRDLNDRRQAEAKVELSVLVARQDVNIQPEVRTGAPAGQILQCAEDTGADLIMIASHRPGLSDYFIGSTAARVVRHAQTSVLISR; translated from the coding sequence ATGTACAAGAATATCATTGTTGCCGTTGCTCTCAGCCACGGTGACGCTGGCAAGGGCCTGCTGGACAAAGCCGTTGACCTGCTGGACGAGGGTGGCGTCATCCGTCTTCTCACCGTCTTGGAAGATGTCCCCAGCTATGTCGCCGCCGAATTGCCGCGCGATCTGAATGACCGCCGCCAAGCCGAAGCCAAGGTCGAATTGAGCGTCTTGGTCGCAAGACAAGACGTGAACATCCAACCCGAGGTTCGCACCGGCGCACCGGCCGGCCAGATCCTGCAATGCGCCGAAGATACGGGCGCTGACTTGATCATGATCGCCTCGCACCGGCCCGGTCTGAGCGATTATTTCATCGGTTCGACGGCAGCGCGTGTGGTTCGCCACGCGCAGACTTCGGTCCTGATTTCGCGCTGA
- a CDS encoding virulence factor gives MNPVTIVYWRDIPAQVIVGKGRRAAKVQLPERFEQAIDRCAMKVGARDTNSYLADWRKADPYDVAGEQEHVARAEASRLEQEYDTARIKTLIANDGRDTRV, from the coding sequence CTGAACCCCGTCACCATCGTCTATTGGCGCGATATCCCCGCCCAGGTGATCGTCGGCAAAGGACGGCGCGCGGCCAAGGTGCAATTGCCCGAGCGGTTCGAGCAGGCGATTGACCGCTGCGCGATGAAAGTCGGCGCACGCGATACCAACTCATATCTGGCCGATTGGCGCAAAGCCGACCCCTATGATGTCGCTGGCGAGCAGGAACACGTCGCCCGCGCCGAGGCCAGCCGTCTGGAACAGGAATACGACACCGCAAGGATCAAAACGTTGATCGCCAATGACGGGCGGGACACGCGTGTGTAA
- a CDS encoding trimethylamine methyltransferase family protein: protein MTAEDQMPQRARRSGGRAARVAVRSAPLADDLRPVRAGISGGQYSPLSQDAVLRIHEAALDALEVIGLANAPQSGIDAMTAAGAILGDDGRLRYPRALVEDMLTKASRGITLYGRDPKHHLHLSGTRVHYGTAGAAVHVVDIDTGAYRDSTAQDLHDAARLVHHLDNVHFFQRICVARDVTDNLEMDLNTLYGALAGTTKHVGTSFSDPSHVEACFELLHMVAGSEAAWREQPFVSNSNCFVVPPMKFAEESCITMEACIRAGMPVLLLSAGQAGATSPAPIATTIVQAVAECLAGVVYVNSIAPGHPAVFGTWPFVSDLRTGAMSGGSAEQALLTAGCAQMHRFYGLPGGAAAGIADSKLPDMQAGWEMAISNTLAGLSGLNMVYEAVGMHASLLGFCFESLTLGDDLLGQALRCVRGIDVTEDSVSIDVMKEVCLGGPGHYLGSDQTLKLMQTEYIYPALGNRMSPKEWNEAGRPRLLDGAKRRTADILAKAPCQIDPALDRAVRARFNMYFQ from the coding sequence ATGACTGCTGAAGATCAGATGCCCCAAAGAGCGCGCCGATCCGGCGGACGCGCGGCCCGGGTTGCGGTGCGCTCTGCGCCTCTGGCCGATGATTTGCGCCCGGTGCGCGCGGGCATTTCCGGCGGACAATACAGCCCCCTGTCGCAAGACGCGGTGTTGCGCATCCACGAGGCCGCCTTGGACGCGTTGGAGGTCATTGGTCTGGCCAACGCGCCGCAATCGGGCATTGACGCGATGACCGCCGCCGGGGCCATTCTGGGCGACGACGGCCGCCTGCGGTATCCGCGCGCGCTGGTCGAGGATATGCTGACCAAGGCGTCTCGCGGCATCACGCTTTATGGCCGCGACCCCAAGCATCACCTTCATCTGTCGGGCACGCGCGTTCACTATGGCACGGCGGGGGCGGCAGTTCATGTCGTCGATATCGACACCGGCGCGTACCGCGACTCGACGGCGCAAGACCTGCATGACGCCGCCCGCTTGGTGCATCACCTTGATAACGTGCACTTCTTCCAGAGAATTTGTGTCGCGCGCGATGTCACCGACAATCTCGAAATGGACCTGAATACGCTCTACGGCGCGCTGGCGGGAACCACGAAACACGTCGGGACGTCATTCTCGGATCCGTCGCATGTCGAGGCGTGTTTCGAGTTGTTGCACATGGTTGCGGGCTCTGAGGCTGCGTGGCGCGAGCAGCCGTTTGTCAGCAATTCCAACTGCTTCGTCGTGCCGCCAATGAAATTCGCCGAGGAAAGCTGCATCACGATGGAGGCGTGTATCCGCGCGGGGATGCCGGTCCTGTTGCTGTCAGCCGGGCAGGCAGGCGCGACCTCGCCCGCACCGATTGCCACGACGATCGTGCAGGCGGTGGCTGAATGTCTGGCGGGCGTGGTCTACGTCAACAGCATCGCGCCGGGCCATCCCGCGGTGTTTGGCACCTGGCCGTTTGTGTCCGATCTGCGGACCGGTGCGATGTCCGGCGGCAGCGCCGAGCAAGCCTTGCTGACCGCAGGCTGCGCGCAGATGCACCGTTTCTATGGCCTGCCGGGGGGGGCGGCGGCAGGGATTGCCGACAGCAAACTGCCCGATATGCAAGCGGGCTGGGAAATGGCGATTTCCAACACGCTGGCCGGGTTGTCTGGCCTGAACATGGTGTATGAAGCGGTCGGGATGCACGCCTCGCTTCTGGGATTTTGTTTTGAATCCCTGACACTTGGCGATGATCTGCTAGGGCAGGCGTTGCGCTGTGTGCGCGGCATCGACGTGACCGAGGACAGCGTGTCCATCGACGTGATGAAAGAGGTTTGTCTGGGTGGGCCGGGGCACTATCTGGGCTCGGATCAGACGCTCAAGCTGATGCAGACCGAATATATCTACCCCGCTCTCGGCAACCGGATGAGTCCCAAGGAATGGAACGAGGCCGGGCGGCCAAGGTTGCTGGACGGCGCAAAGCGGCGCACGGCGGATATTCTGGCCAAGGCACCCTGCCAGATCGACCCCGCTCTGGACCGCGCGGTGCGGGCCAGGTTCAACATGTATTTTCAATAG
- a CDS encoding methyltetrahydrofolate cobalamin methyltransferase: protein MTRTVLESATKTVIIGFDEPFCVIGERINPTGRKKLAAELEMDNFSTVEMDALEQVLCGATVLDVNSGAVFTNRMAADPRYADNNFVEPPLMKALIECVQAITDVPLCIDSSVPGALEAGLKAANGRPLLNSVTGEEERLELVLPLVKKYNVPVVAISNDDTGISEDPDVRFAVAKKIVQRAADFGIPAHDIVVDPLVMPIGAMSTAGKQVFALVRRLRDELGVNTTCGASNISFGLPNRHGVNAAFLPMAIGAGMTSAIMNPVRAQEMEAIRAANMLMDHDPNGGEWIRLAKVLEAMKDGASFAEASKAASSAASGRRGGRKGRG, encoded by the coding sequence ATGACCCGCACCGTCCTCGAATCCGCCACAAAAACCGTGATCATCGGTTTTGACGAACCATTCTGCGTCATCGGCGAGCGCATCAACCCGACGGGCCGCAAGAAGCTGGCGGCCGAGTTGGAGATGGACAATTTCTCGACCGTGGAAATGGACGCGCTGGAGCAGGTCTTGTGCGGGGCGACGGTGCTGGATGTGAACTCGGGCGCGGTGTTCACCAATCGGATGGCCGCTGATCCGCGCTATGCCGACAACAACTTTGTCGAACCACCGCTGATGAAAGCACTGATCGAATGCGTGCAGGCGATCACTGACGTGCCGCTGTGCATCGACAGCTCGGTGCCCGGCGCGCTGGAAGCGGGGCTGAAAGCGGCCAATGGTCGCCCGTTGCTGAACTCGGTCACCGGCGAGGAAGAGCGGCTGGAATTGGTGCTGCCGCTGGTCAAGAAATACAACGTGCCGGTTGTGGCGATCTCGAACGACGACACCGGCATTTCCGAGGACCCGGACGTGCGCTTTGCGGTGGCGAAAAAGATTGTCCAGCGCGCGGCGGATTTCGGCATTCCGGCCCATGACATCGTCGTGGATCCCTTGGTCATGCCGATTGGCGCGATGTCCACGGCCGGAAAACAAGTGTTCGCACTGGTGCGCCGTTTGCGCGATGAGCTGGGCGTCAACACCACCTGCGGCGCGTCGAACATATCGTTCGGCTTGCCGAACCGTCACGGCGTGAACGCGGCGTTCTTGCCGATGGCCATTGGCGCGGGCATGACCTCGGCGATCATGAACCCGGTGCGGGCGCAAGAAATGGAAGCGATCCGCGCGGCCAATATGTTGATGGACCACGATCCGAACGGCGGCGAGTGGATCCGTTTGGCCAAGGTGCTGGAAGCGATGAAAGACGGGGCAAGTTTTGCCGAGGCCTCGAAAGCCGCCTCGTCGGCGGCCTCGGGCCGACGCGGCGGGCGCAAGGGTCGCGGCTGA
- a CDS encoding methylenetetrahydrofolate reductase has protein sequence MALFKFGRKESGAPVTGSEMLIPFLQGFSIEVMPRTAEKIDDFAAILPVGTRVYIAHIDGTPIDEMVATAARLRREGFEPMPHFPARIIKDKAMLTEWVTRYKAEADVKQGLLLAGGVDKPVGDFHSSMQLLESGAFDGFERLHVAGHPEGNKDIDPDGSDKMVMDALRWKQDFSTRTDAKMALATQFCFEAAPVIAWVNRLQAEGIDLPVHIGVAGPAKLQTLIKFSIACGVGASLRVLQKRAMDVSKLLLPYEPDEFVSALAAHKAANPSFGIEAVHFFPLGGIKTNATWISNRTIPMATAAQANG, from the coding sequence ATGGCTTTGTTCAAATTTGGCCGCAAAGAGAGTGGCGCGCCGGTCACCGGTTCTGAAATGCTGATCCCGTTTCTTCAGGGGTTCTCGATCGAGGTGATGCCACGCACGGCGGAAAAGATCGACGATTTCGCCGCCATCCTGCCGGTGGGAACGCGTGTGTATATCGCCCATATCGACGGGACTCCGATTGACGAGATGGTCGCCACCGCCGCGCGCCTGCGCCGCGAAGGCTTTGAGCCGATGCCGCATTTCCCGGCGCGGATCATCAAGGACAAGGCCATGCTGACCGAATGGGTCACGCGCTACAAAGCCGAGGCCGATGTCAAACAAGGTCTGCTGCTGGCAGGCGGCGTGGACAAGCCGGTTGGCGATTTTCATTCCTCGATGCAATTGCTGGAAAGCGGCGCGTTTGACGGGTTCGAGCGCCTGCACGTCGCGGGCCATCCCGAAGGCAACAAGGACATCGACCCCGATGGCTCGGACAAGATGGTGATGGATGCGCTGCGCTGGAAACAGGATTTCAGCACCCGCACCGATGCCAAGATGGCGCTGGCAACCCAGTTCTGTTTCGAGGCCGCGCCGGTCATCGCCTGGGTCAACCGCTTGCAAGCCGAGGGCATCGACCTGCCGGTTCATATCGGCGTCGCGGGCCCGGCAAAACTGCAAACGCTGATCAAATTCTCGATCGCCTGCGGCGTGGGCGCGTCGTTGCGCGTGCTGCAAAAGCGGGCGATGGATGTCTCGAAACTGTTGCTGCCCTACGAGCCCGACGAGTTCGTGTCCGCCCTCGCCGCGCACAAGGCCGCCAACCCGTCGTTTGGCATCGAGGCCGTGCATTTCTTCCCGCTGGGCGGCATCAAGACCAACGCAACCTGGATTTCAAACCGCACCATCCCGATGGCAACCGCCGCGCAAGCGAACGGCTGA
- a CDS encoding Ppx/GppA phosphatase family protein, with amino-acid sequence MTPERPAGAAANPASSRPPKRGRASSGKDPRRQTSPKGAGLYAALDLGTNSCRMLIARPKGPQFEVIDSFSRAVELGTGLEATGRLGHGPMARTVQALRICRRKLDDHNVVRMRLVATEACRRAHNSSEFIRKIQRETGLRLEIIPTEEEARLAVISCAPLVVEGAEQLLVIDIGGGSTELVWIDLSDVAPNKRREAILSVKLGLDAKPSAPLLPNQARVVDWISVPLGVATLRELFSDVDSDAARFALMSWHFEEQLHSFTPYQNPAPRKGFQIIGTSGTVTTVAASFLGLRRYDRNKVDGLTMTSVQIDTVIRDYLALGPEGRRTDPRIGRDRHGLIMSGAAILQALMRVWPTDVMSVADRGLREGMLYAQMSHDGVLQNL; translated from the coding sequence ATGACGCCCGAACGTCCCGCAGGCGCGGCGGCGAACCCGGCATCGTCGAGGCCACCCAAGCGTGGGCGGGCTTCCTCCGGGAAAGACCCAAGGCGCCAGACATCGCCCAAGGGGGCGGGGCTTTACGCCGCGCTCGATTTGGGAACAAACAGTTGTCGCATGCTCATTGCGCGCCCCAAGGGCCCGCAATTCGAGGTGATTGACAGCTTTTCGCGTGCCGTGGAACTCGGCACCGGCCTCGAGGCAACGGGGCGTCTTGGCCATGGGCCAATGGCGCGTACCGTTCAGGCCCTGCGCATTTGCCGCCGCAAGCTTGATGACCACAACGTTGTCCGAATGCGACTGGTCGCGACCGAAGCGTGCCGACGGGCGCATAATTCGTCTGAATTCATCCGCAAGATCCAGCGCGAAACCGGGCTGCGGCTGGAAATCATTCCCACCGAAGAAGAGGCGCGGCTGGCGGTGATCTCCTGCGCGCCTTTGGTCGTCGAGGGGGCAGAGCAACTGCTGGTCATCGACATCGGCGGCGGCTCGACCGAGCTTGTGTGGATCGACCTGTCCGACGTGGCACCCAACAAGCGGCGCGAGGCGATCCTGAGCGTGAAGCTGGGGCTGGACGCCAAGCCGAGCGCGCCATTGTTGCCCAATCAGGCCCGGGTGGTTGACTGGATCTCGGTGCCGCTGGGCGTGGCAACGCTGCGCGAACTCTTCTCGGATGTTGACAGTGATGCGGCGCGATTCGCCCTGATGAGTTGGCATTTTGAAGAGCAGCTGCACAGTTTCACCCCCTATCAGAACCCGGCGCCCCGCAAGGGGTTTCAGATCATCGGCACCTCGGGCACCGTGACCACCGTTGCCGCGTCGTTCTTGGGTCTGCGCCGCTATGACCGCAACAAGGTGGACGGGCTGACCATGACGTCGGTGCAGATCGACACCGTGATCCGCGACTATCTGGCGTTGGGGCCAGAGGGGCGGCGCACCGACCCGCGGATCGGCCGCGACCGACATGGGCTGATCATGTCCGGGGCGGCAATTTTGCAGGCGTTGATGCGGGTCTGGCCCACCGATGTCATGTCAGTCGCCGACCGTGGCCTGCGCGAGGGGATGCTCTATGCGCAAATGAGCCACGACGGTGTGCTGCAAAACTTGTAA